The stretch of DNA GCAGAATTCCGGGCGCAAATAATCTCCACGTCCACCGACGTTGCCGACTGCTCCATAGTAGTTCTCTCGCTGCCGAATCCAGCCGTTTCGAGTTCTGTAGTCACTGCGTTGGCCCAGGTTCTGGCGCCCGGAAGCACCATTATCGAAACCAGCACCGTGAATCCAGACGATGTACGNCCATTGCGAAAGATTCTTGCTCCACACGGCATCAACATCATCGACGCATCTCTCCTGGCCGGCGTCAGCCAAATGGCCAACGGAAGTGCGACCCTCTTACTGGGAGGTGATGCTGAGGTGATTGAGGCCAATAGGCCAGTTCTCGATGCGATGGCTAAGGCACAAATACATTTTGGTCCCACCGGATCCGGTGCAGCGGCNAAAGTCATCAACAACGCCGTGGCGCATGCGGTCATGGTGGTCGTTTCAGAAGCTGGCTCCATGGCAACTGCAGCCGGAATCAGCTGCACGAAGTTAGTGGATTTGCTCTCTGATGAGCGTATGGGACTGCACCGACCGTTGACTTACCGCTATGCGGAGCGCATCGCACAGCGTAATTTTGATGGNGGTATGCCTCTCGATGCAGCGCGCAAGGACTCCATTCTGGCCCTAGAACTCGCACAGAAGCTCGGGGTGCCGTTGTTCGCCATTCAGGGCTCGCACACGGCCTACGACATTGCGGCAGCAGCCGGATACGGGCGTGAAGACTATTCCGCTGTATCGAAAGTATGGGACGACTTGGACAAGCCGGTTTACACCGCGCCGGAAACCGATGAACACCAGGTGCCGGACGTCCTTGATCAACAGTCCTTGGTGGAAACTTACCGCTAGGATTCCGCAGAGCAAACTGCCGTTCTAGGCTCACATTTCATTTTATAGCTCGGCTGCGAGTAGAAGTTCAGGAGATACATTCGTGGATTCCGGTGCTTTTCTCGATCCGATGGTCCTCGGCATATAGATACCAAGGTCATAACTGGCTCTTCTCTAATTGAGCGTAGTTTCGGTCTGAATCCACCGGATTCCGTTCCAGTAATGATCTGGCGACGGTATGTCCACTTCGTGATTATGTTGACCAGTTGTCTGGGGCCGTGTGCTGGCGGACGACTTTGGGCAAGCTGGTCAACATAATCTTTGGCCGCGTTACCGGATGGTTATGAACGCGATCAATGCATCAGATGCTCGGTAACAGGTTGGTGGTCGGTCGTCGAGCGAGGGTAGTAGGTCGATGGTTCGGCGCTTGAGTTTCGGATCGGCGTGGAAATGTATCTATGTGGTCTGGATATTTGCGCGCCCGAGCCAGAGAGCGATGCTTGCGGAGTCGATCCCGGCACCACGGAGGCTCATCGCGCATGTGTGCCGCTTATGTGGCTCTCCGTGGTTCTCATACTTGCCCAAGTACCAATTTTTGAACTGAGACAGGTACCTTTGGCCCTTGAAATCAAGTGACTGACACCGGCGAGCTGTATCGCGAAAGACTGGAAACAAGGCCCCATATGTGGTCTTCTTTCCGATAGGAGCTGCCCTACGTGGCCGGTTCGGACGAAAGTCTGGGCGATCGGTGGGCAGATCGACTCTGAGGTGCTTCGACGTTGCTCCCGACACCTCCGAATTTACCGAATTGGGGCGTGTTGACAGTGTCAACACATTTTCTGACGGACTGGCCCGGACGGCGTCTGAATGGGTCCGGATTCTGCATGTTTCCGCGATTTTCAGTGTTCGCAAGTGCTAGTCCCGGGTTCAAGTCCCACCTCGGGCACATTTGTTCGAAGAATGACCCCTGGCGACAGGGGTCATTCTTATTATCCGGCCCGTTGGTCGAGCTTGTCGAGACTAAGCTGTTCCCCTGGCGGGTCTTTTTATGCAGTGTCCTGTTATATGGACGCCAATTTAGCTGTTTGTTATTGGCGGCTCCCTTGCTTAATGCGTTGGGGAAGTTTCCCTTCACCCTATTCATGGTCCGTGGGGGCGAATACTACATGACTTGGGGTGTCCTCCTTCTCAGTAGACGGAAACTGACCCAACACCGGTGGGCGACAGATGGTCGAAATTGATGCGAGCGACCGTCTGCCATGCCCTGATCCTCATTTACGCCCGCTTGGGACTAGCTGAGATGTAGTCGCTTCATCTTTTGAGAGGATTTCTTGTATGACTACATTGCAGGAACCCACGCGTGAGCTTCGGCGATTGGCGACTCGAATCGAACACGGCCTAGGACGATATGCTGCCGAGCGCGGGAATTGGGCAACCACTTCCAAGTGGGAGGCACTGCGCTACGGATGGTCGCTCAGTAATCTGGTCCTCCGGCATGCTGAGTCAACAGTTTCGCTCGCGAAGACCGATATGGTGTTGGCTCCTTCAGCCTGGGTCACGGCGCGCGCTGCTACTGAGGCTGCCGCTCGGTGTCGGTGACTCCTTCAACCTGAAGACGAGTGGCAGCGAGAGGCGCGATGGCTCGCGCTCCTGCATGAGGGCGCCCGCCTTGGCAATCGGCCGGAAACGAAAGGTACTCCCACTCTCGTCGCGAAGTCTAAGAAGATCGAGGAGTTCGCGGAGGCTGTCGCTGCCAAGCTTCCCGAAGGCGTGTCAATCCCGAGGATGGACCCGATTCAGCACATCCTGGCCGCNGAAGGCGAAGGCGAAGGCGAAGGCCTGGCCCTNTTCTATGTCGTCGCCTCCCAGTACACCCACGCGACGGAACTTGCNNTGCAGCCCGTATGGATGGCATATCTGTCTTTCCGGATAACCGCCTTGCGGTTGATTCAGCTCAAAGGCGACGGACCAAGTGCAACTCTCGAGCTCGCGGATCACCAGGCCGTCAGAGCGCGCGACGCGTTTGCGGCTTCGCTGTAGATACAGGATGCCTCGCAATGAGGGGCGAGACGCCATGGTGCAGCAGTCTAAGGAGCCGACTTTTCGACCGGCACCGGCCCCGGCACCATCTAACGATAAGATCGTATGGTGGCCGTGCTAACCATATTGGATACGCGCTGAATGGTCTCAGCGAAACATTTGCTGCTGGAATTTGGGGACAACGACGTGTGGATCACCGGTGGCGTGAATTTGCCGCAAGCCGTTCTTGACGCGCAGGCTGCAGGGCGACTGGTGCTGTTCGTTGGCGCGGGTGCTTCAGTCGATCGTCCGTCCGGGCTGCCGCTCTTCGACAAGCTAGCAAGTCAATTGGCGGAAATGGCACGAGTGCCGTTCGACAAGGATGCTGCGATCGACTTCTTTCTGGGATCAATGCCGGAGGGATTTGACACTCACCGGCATGCGCGCGATATCGTCACCCGCGCCGACTCAGCNCCCAACGCAACGCACGCAGCACTTGTCCGAGTCGCTTCTTCCCATGGGCAGTTGAGGATCGTAACGACGAATTTCGATGACCACCTATCGACGGCGGCAACTGCCGATGGCATCACCGTATCTGATACTTGGGTTGGACCGGCACTTCCACTCGGCGGAGACTTCACGGGAATTGTCCACCTTCACGGGTCCGTGCTTCGCGAACCTCAAGAGCTTGTTCTTGACGACCGTGACTTCGGGAGGGCATACCTCACGAATGCATGGGCGACCCGCTTTCTCTTACCTATGTTTCAAGGGTTTACCGTGTTGTTTGTCGGGTATAGCCATGATGATCCGATCATGCGCTACCTCGCACTTGGCCTCCCATCAGGAACGCCGCGGTATGCCTTCACAACGGTGAATGAAGCAAAGTTCAGTAAATGGGTTCGGCTCGGGATACAAACGATCGGCTACCCCGTNCAAAGCCATGATCACAGTGCACTGGTAGCAGCACTGGAGGCGTGGAATCTCCGCGCGCGCATGGGACAGACTGACCACCACGCTCGGATCGTCGAGTAGTTAAAGGGTGGGCCGTCGCTTACTCCGGTGGACCACGACTATCTTGTGTGGCAGTTGGACACGGCAAGCGGTGCTCGAGAATTCGTCCGGGCTGTAAATGCCGCTGAATCGGCCCGGCAAGTCGCATGGCTCCAGTGGATAGAGGACTTACCCGAGTTCAGAGTGATCTTCAATGGACAAGACGGAAATGCCACGGCTAACGTCCTTGGGAGCTGGTTCTGCCAGAGTTTCATAGCTGTACCTGAACTTCATGGTGCTGCGTTGCAGACAGTGCAACGATTGGGCCAGTCGCTCGGTAACGAACTCTTTCGTGACGCCTGTTGGGCTGCCGGCGAACTATTCAAAGCGGATGGTGACGCTGGCAGGCGATGGAAGGTGCTGCTTGCAACCTCGGTCTATGGTCACTCCGCGCCGGTTGCCTCGGAGTCACTTCTTCCTTACAAACCGGTTGGGCGCCCTGAGGACTCGACGGTACTGCGGGCCGTTCTCAGGCCTTATCTCGTACTTCAACGCCGTTGGAACTTTGGAGGCGCCGAGGAACTGACACTGATCCCTCAAGCAGAGGTGCACTGGACTACGGGCGAAGGAAGTCTAACCGGGCACGTCTTGAAAGCCGTCGAGTTCTCGGCTCCTGGCGATTCGCTGCTCGGAACATTACTGGAAGGCTCTCTTAATGGGGCCTATGAACTGCTCGAGGCCTACCATGGCCAACGAACCTGGGATCCTTTTAGCTCTAGGCGTTCGGCCATCGAACCACACGAGCAGGACGAGTTTCGTGACCCTGTGGATGCGGTTATCGATGGTCTGCGGGAGTACGGCGCCAAGAATAGGCTTGCACGGCCCGACCTGCCTGAACGATGGTGGTCACTGGATCGAGTGCTCTTCAGGCGACTCGCCTTACACTTGGTAGCACTAGACACTTCCCGGTCGCCCGACGANAAGATCTCGTGGTTGCTGGAGCGAGCGGCACTCTATGAGTACGACCTCAAACACGAGGTCTACGGAGTCCTTAAAGTGGCAGCAAAACANGCCACTAGCGATGTTCGTGACAGCCTGCTGAAAGCGGTGCAGGCTGGGCCGGCCCTNCCCGAAGCCCTTCCAGATTTCGATCGGCACTTTGCCTACTCGACTTACAACATACTTGTGTGGTTGAGCCAGGTAGCTCCAGGGTGGGCAGAAGCTGTTGCAGCGAAAGAAGAGGTCCAGTCCGCCAATACTGACTTTGCNCCNCGGGACAACCCTGACTTCGATATGTGGTCGTCAAGCGGAGCGTGGGGAGGAAAGCTGCCGATGGAACCCGAAGCGTTCATTGCATCTATTGAAGACGACGTGTCGGCGGCTATGGACGACCTGCTTTCCAAGGATTACTCGGAACGGAATTTCGGAGAACCTGAATGGAGGGATGCTGTTTCCCTGGTGAATCAGGTTGTTGAGTCGCGTCCAGAAATTGGAGAACATATCTGGGCATTCATTGATGGACGGGTGGAACTTGGGGCCCANGGAAAAGATCTTCGAGGATCAGTCATCGAAGGCTGGGCAAAAGCTCCTGCGGATGGGATTGGAGATTCCATCGTTGCCAGAGTTGCGACACAGATACCAAGTATTGAATCGGCTCGGTCGATCAGCCGCTTCCTGTTGGAGCAGGCGCGCGAGCGAATCGAAAGTGTTGAAGTTCCAGTTATTGTCGCCATGAGGCGCATTGCTCTCGATCTCTGGACGGCTCATGGACAGTCATTCACTCACTATGTTGAATTCGACCCAAATTCGTCCGCAGCACTCTATCTCAATTGCTGGCCAGGCGATCTCGCCCAATACTGGTTGGTCGAAGTAGATCGGCGGTGGCGAAAGAGCCGTGACAACTGGTCCGGCCTTAGCCCAGAAGAATACGAAGCACTGAAGCTGCTACTTGACGGGCCGCCGCACGCACTCCACGCGACGCAACCTGCACTGGCCAGCCAATTGTTCTTNTTATTTGGTGCGGACCCGGCCTTTGCGATCGAACGAGTGATCCCACTGTTTGGCCACGATGAAACGGCGGCACTGGTATGGAACTCCTACCTATACGGCCCTCGATACAACGACAAGATGCTCGAGGCTGGCATGTTGGACAGCACGATCGGGCAGTGGAAACGGCTAAGTCAATTGAAGGGCGGTGCACATCAGAATCAATTCTTCTCNCTAGTCACTTCAATCATCTCNTTTGCCGGCATTGCCCCGGAGCCACGGCANAAGATGCTCGACGAAAGCGTGCTTGCGGGTGATGGTGAGTTTGAAGCGAAATTTGCCCAGGCTGTTGTACGTTTCATCCGCAAGGATGCAAAGTCNGGNGCTAAATTGTGGAACTCGTGGCTTCGCGACCACCTAACTGCGCGCATAAACGGAGTGCCACGAACTCTGGCCAGCGAGGTCCTTATTTGTTGGGTGGAAATCGTTCCATATCTCGGCGACGAGATTCCAGAGGCGATTACGCTTCTTGCCAATAGGGGCATCGGCCTTGGGTTGCGACCTGTCCAGCGGGACATTCCAGAAAGTGCGCTGTTTGCTCACGCTGAAATTCTTGCATTGCACTATGCAGAACGAATACGAAACTCGGCACCGAGTCACTACGTTGTCGCTCACCAAGTGAACAAACTGATAGGTATTCTGCGGAGCAAACTTGGCGATGACGGNGTGGAAGTCCTCATTCAAGCGGCAACTGAGAGAGGAATCATCAGCAGTAGCGGTGAGTGAAGGTCCGACCAAGATTTGGTTGACACCTGGTCAGAGCAATGGCGCCTTCGCGTTTCTTGAGTTCAGAACACGTTCTGAGTTAGAGTTAGTGCATGAGCGCACTAACCCCATCCCGAACGACTTTTCAGTCATCTGAGCTGAGTCGTGCATCTGCCGATGTGTTTGCCGCTGCGGTAGATCACCCCGTTCGGGTCACGCGCCGTGACGGTGAGGCGCTGGTGCTGATGTCGGAGAGTGCAGATCAGGCCCGCGCCTCGCTGTTGGAACTTGCCGCTCAGCTTGTTGCCGTGTCGACGAGCACGGATGGAAGCCTGGCATCTCGCATGAGTGACCGTTTCCCGTGGATGCTTGCTCTGGCCCAAGCTGACCAGGAAGCCTGCGCGAACGATATTTTGACTGCCGCTCGGGCCTCCTTCGCAACGAACCAGCCTCACTTGGCCATTGCGGAACTCACGTCGTGGCGTGAAACTGCATCTGCAATCGCGGCGGGTCTTGGCCAGGAGCCTGTGGAATGGCTCGATGACTCTGAAACTGTCGAGCGCCCGTAGAGCATGGCAAAATCAGANAAGGTTGAGCGGCCAACAAAGAGGAGCGAATACGAGCTCCGATTCGCATCTGTTCAGGCGAAGCGTGGATGGACCGATCTGAAAGCTACGACCAGGAACTCCTTGGCTGATGCTTGGGACTTTCTGACCAGAACGCCTCAATCCACAACACCCGCCAACTACCGCCTACGAGGTGATCTGGGTGTTGTGACCCGAGATGGTTCCACCCATGAGCGATGGCAGCACAAACCAACCCTCAAGGGTGACGCGCGCATCTGGTTTTACGTTAAGGATCACGTGGTCTATCTCGAGCAAGTCCATACGAGTCACCCCAATGAGACTAAATAGTGGCGGCGGCAAAATGCCCCGTGTCTGCTGTGCGGTGACCGATAAGTCGAGTTCCGGTGGAATTTGACGCCACAGCGAACCCTAAGAAGAGGGTGTTGACAGTGTCGACACTATTTCTGCTGGACTGGGTCGTACTGAGCCGGAGATCCGCAGAAACTAGCTACTTCCCAATGTTTGCAAGGGCAATAATCCGGTTCAAGTCCCACCTCGGGCACAGTGCAACGAAGACCTCCTGGAGACAGGGGTCTTCGTGTTTATGGGCTCCCCATCGAGGAACTTGGGGTGCTCACTGGTTTCTCCTTCAATCCTTGTTTGCCGGGGACGCCGCCATCTGGATGGTGAGCGCCAGCGGGTCGACGGTGACCCGCAGGTGGGATGCTGAACCCATATGGTCGCCGTCGATTTGGAATTCCTGTGGGCTCTCCAACGTGATCTGTGCAGACTTGCCCGAAAGACTCCGCACCGAGCGGCTCTTGCCTTTGCCGAAGACTCCGGCGACCACTCCCAGCCAGCCAAACTTTCCACGGGGTGAGAACGTTAAGATATCTAAGATGCCATCGGTGGGCACCGCGTCTTGGAAGATTTCTATGCCGCCCATCAACTTTCCACAATTGCCCACCATGACACCACGGACCTTGCGGTGCGTCTCTTGGCGCCCGTCAACAGTGATCGTGGCAGTGACGGGTTTCCCCGGCAGCTTCCGGATGCCGGATTCAACGTACGCTAGCCAGCCCACACGGTCCTTAAGCTCATCTACGGTATCGGCCATGATGGCCGCGTCGTNATCAAGCCCGGCCGCCACCAGGCACATGTGCTCTTGATCCGCATGGTCAACCACGGCATTGATGACGTCGATCTTGGTCTTGGTTCCTTCCAAAACGCTCCGTGCTGCTCGCACCGGGTCGACAATATCAATGCCCAGGTTGCGGGCCAGCAGATTGCCCGTTCCCAAAGGCACCAGCCCCATGGCGGTGTCCGTGCCGGCGAGCACCTCGGCTACAGAGCGGATGGTGCCGTCGCCACCAGCGGCAATGACGACGTCGACTCCTGCCTCTAGCGCTTCCTTAGCCTGGCCACGGCCGGGGTCCTCCTCGGATGTTTCGAGCCACAAGGGTTCATCCCAGCCAGCGTCCGTGCACACTTGTGTGAGTGCGGCCCTGAATTGCTTGTTGGNGGACTTCACTGGATTAATAATCACAGCGGCCCATTTGTTCTGTCTACGATGGATTTCTGCCATGGAGTCCTCATGTCTTTAGGGAAATTAATGCTGAAAGGAATCCTCACCTTAGACCGGGATGAGGGCCGGGAATGACCTCGGCGGCGGAGTTACGGAGTTGGCGACGCGGGTACCGCTCCAGCGGTCTGCCGATTGGCGGTCAGGTACAGTCGGTGGGCGGTGATCACTAAGACCAGCCACACGGCACCTAGAGTCCATGCCACCAGAACATCGGTGAACCAGTGATGGCCCAGGTAGATGCGGCTCAGCCCCACGGTGAAAGCAAAGAAGCCGGCAGCCAGAACCGTCAAGGTTCGGGCCCTCAGGGTGTCCAAACGTAGGATGATGAGGTAGGCCACAACACCCGCGATCACGGTGGCGTTCAACGTGTGGCCACTGGGAAATGAGGGTGAATATTCATAGGGCGGGATGGCATCCACCAGCGGCGGACGGGCACGTCCAATGAGTTGCTTCCNCGCTACGGTCATCAGCAGCGATCCCGCAGTTGCCGTGAGCATGAGTATCACGGGTGTCCAGGACCGGCGCTTGATGGCGAGCACCACCATGATGGTGGCAGCCAGGATCGGCATCCCGATGGTCCCGGCGATGTCGGTATAGCCCGTCGCGACTATGTCCAGCCACGGCGAACGGACACTCTTGGCCGCCTCCAGCAGTGGATGGTCCAGGGCCGCCACGCCGTCGGTCTCGATGACGGCGTCATAAACTTCTGCTGAAAGGTAGGTCAGTGCTGTAGCAATGGCGGCGCCAACAGCGAGCGTGAGGATCAGTGCGGCGTGCGGCCCCAGTCTGGCGCTGAGCCACCGTACGACGCCGGCAAGCCAGCGCCCTAGCGGTGCCCGCCACCGGGTTAGGTCCGTCCGCCCAATAAAACGGTCGTCGCTGAGTTCACCCTCTCGGCCAGCCTGCGGGTCCTTCGCTCCTGGTAGTTCTTGTTCCGTCATACCCATATCTTGCCAGTTTCTGGTGCGAACGAGTCATCGCACAGGATGCCTGCTGCACACGGCATATTGCCGAACGGTATGACCGCGCGAGCGCTGCTCTCCAGGTTTAGAGAAAGCCGTGATCTTTGAGCTGCTTCGCGAGCCCGGCTCCGTCGGGTGCGGAGACCCAAATTGCGCCGCCGTGCCTCGAGGCTGGGCCGTCCTCGTGGGCGCGACGGCCAGCTAGCAGAGCCTCGCCCGTGGAAAGTTCGCGGATGGCAATTGCTGCTACCTGCGCGGCATGCGAGCGAGCGAAGTCGGCGTAGATCTCCGGATCGTGCTGGCCATCGTCACCCACGAGCAGCCACCGTATGTCAGGGAATTCCTGTGCCAAGCGCTGTAGGTTGTTGGATTTATGCTCTTGGCCACTGCGGAACCAGCGCTGGCGGGTAGGTCCCCAGTCGGTAAGCAGTAGTACGCCTTTGGGGTACAGATTCCGTTCCAGAAACCGCGCCAGGGCCGGTGCTACATTCCACGGTCCGGTGGAGAGGTAAAGAATAGGTGTTGTGGGGTGTTGGTCGATCAGCCTGTCGAGCAGGACGGCCATGCCCGGAGTGGGCGTCCGTGCCCGTTCGCTCAGGACAAGGGTGTTCCACAATGCCAGCAACGGCCTGGGCAAGGCCGTGACCATGACGGTGTCGTCGATGTCGGAGACGATGCCGAACGTGGTGTCCGTTGCCACGATGAAGATGCGTGCNNCCGCGGGAGCTGCTACCTCGCTGCGAAGGGAGACTGTGTGCCAGCCCGGTTCCAAGGAAGCGTTCACAACCACATCTACGAGACCACCGGAGTCGGCGCGAACCGTATGGACAACGCCGTCGATCTCCACCTCCACCTCGCTGTCCCCGATGGGGACGCTGGTGAAGGCCCGCCAGCCGCGCACCTTTCCGGTGGTGGCGGTGGGCTTGGTTATCAGTACCACCCGGGCCAGCACGCGCACCCACGTGGTGCTGCCATATCCGGNGTAGGCGACGATGGTGGGAGAAANAC from Arthrobacter polaris encodes:
- a CDS encoding diacylglycerol kinase family protein, yielding MAEIHRRQNKWAAVIINPVKSXNKQFRAALTQVCTDAGWDEPLWLETSEEDPGRGQAKEALEAGVDVVIAAGGDGTIRSVAEVLAGTDTAMGLVPLGTGNLLARNLGIDIVDPVRAARSVLEGTKTKIDVINAVVDHADQEHMCLVAAGLDXDAAIMADTVDELKDRVGWLAYVESGIRKLPGKPVTATITVDGRQETHRKVRGVMVGNCGKLMGGIEIFQDAVPTDGILDILTFSPRGKFGWLGVVAGVFGKGKSRSVRSLSGKSAQITLESPQEFQIDGDHMGSASHLRVTVDPLALTIQMAASPANKD
- a CDS encoding NAD(P)-dependent oxidoreductase translates to MSEIKNVAIYGLGNMGYIVAQRIAARFDVKVFDLNAKALAAAQAEFRAQIISTSTDVADCSIVVLSLPNPAVSSSVVTALAQVLAPGSTIIETSTVNPDDVRPLRKILAPHGINIIDASLLAGVSQMANGSATLLLGGDAEVIEANRPVLDAMAKAQIHFGPTGSGAAAKVINNAVAHAVMVVVSEAGSMATAAGISCTKLVDLLSDERMGLHRPLTYRYAERIAQRNFDGGMPLDAARKDSILALELAQKLGVPLFAIQGSHTAYDIAAAAGYGREDYSAVSKVWDDLDKPVYTAPETDEHQVPDVLDQQSLVETYR
- a CDS encoding SIR2 family protein, with protein sequence MVSAKHLLLEFGDNDVWITGGVNLPQAVLDAQAAGRLVLFVGAGASVDRPSGLPLFDKLASQLAEMARVPFDKDAAIDFFLGSMPEGFDTHRHARDIVTRADSAPNATHAALVRVASSHGQLRIVTTNFDDHLSTAATADGITVSDTWVGPALPLGGDFTGIVHLHGSVLREPQELVLDDRDFGRAYLTNAWATRFLLPMFQGFTVLFVGYSHDDPIMRYLALGLPSGTPRYAFTTVNEAKFSKWVRLGIQTIGYPVQSHDHSALVAALEAWNLRARMGQTDHHARIVE
- a CDS encoding phosphatase PAP2 family protein gives rise to the protein MTEQELPGAKDPQAGREGELSDDRFIGRTDLTRWRAPLGRWLAGVVRWLSARLGPHAALILTLAVGAAIATALTYLSAEVYDAVIETDGVAALDHPLLEAAKSVRSPWLDIVATGYTDIAGTIGMPILAATIMVVLAIKRRSWTPVILMLTATAGSLLMTVAXKQLIGRARPPLVDAIPPYEYSPSFPSGHTLNATVIAGVVAYLIILRLDTLRARTLTVLAAGFFAFTVGLSRIYLGHHWFTDVLVAWTLGAVWLVLVITAHRLYLTANRQTAGAVPASPTP
- a CDS encoding prevent-host-death protein; translation: MSALTPSRTTFQSSELSRASADVFAAAVDHPVRVTRRDGEALVLMSESADQARASLLELAAQLVAVSTSTDGSLASRMSDRFPWMLALAQADQEACANDILTAARASFATNQPHLAIAELTSWRETASAIAAGLGQEPVEWLDDSETVERP
- a CDS encoding App1 family protein encodes the protein MHVADAVHEMRTRLANATGXSPTIVAYXGYGSTTWVRVLARVVLITKPTATTGKVRGWRAFTSVPIGDSEVEVEIDGVVHTVRADSGGLVDVVVNASLEPGWHTVSLRSEVAAPAXARIFIVATDTTFGIVSDIDDTVMVTALPRPLLALWNTLVLSERARTPTPGMAVLLDRLIDQHPTTPILYLSTGPWNVAPALARFLERNLYPKGVLLLTDWGPTRQRWFRSGQEHKSNNLQRLAQEFPDIRWLLVGDDGQHDPEIYADFARSHAAQVAAIAIRELSTGEALLAGRRAHEDGPASRHGGAIWVSAPDGAGLAKQLKDHGFL